One Coregonus clupeaformis isolate EN_2021a chromosome 21, ASM2061545v1, whole genome shotgun sequence DNA window includes the following coding sequences:
- the LOC123481565 gene encoding LOW QUALITY PROTEIN: basic proline-rich protein-like (The sequence of the model RefSeq protein was modified relative to this genomic sequence to represent the inferred CDS: deleted 4 bases in 2 codons), with protein MGSWRLLTQVDLGTRSDTGGPNRSPVTGVLPFIRVPQNCQRSYNLMAFDPDGDRVRCRYGVARDTECDMCTQPSGFSMDEQQPPRPPPPPPPPLQPGPPPPLQPGQPPPPSPPPGQQPPPPQPPPPPGPPLPPPGQPPPGPPPLPPPPQPPLPLPSPPGQPTPGPPPPPGQPPPGPPPPPPPPPPLAPPPPPGQPPPGPPPPPLPPLQQPPPGPPPPPPLPLPPPPGQPPPGPPPPPPLQQPPPGPPPPPLPPPPGQPPPGPPPPPPPLAPPPGPPPPPLPPPPPGQPPPGPPPPPPPLAPPPPPGQPPPGPPPPPPLPLQQPPPGPPPPPPPPLPLPPPPGQPPPGPPPPPPPPPPPPPPPPGQPPLGPPPPPPPHQQPPPGPPPPPPPPPLPLPPPPGQPPPGLPPPPPPLQQPPPGPPPPPPPLPLPPPPGQPPPGPPPPPPPPPPLPLPPPPGQPTPGPPPPPPPPPLQQPPPGPPPPPLPLPPPPGQPPPGPPPPPGQPPPGPPLPPPLPLPPPPGQPPPGPPPPPLPPPPGQPPPGPPPLPPPSPPGQPPPGPLPPPPPPGPPPPLPGQPPPGPTPLPLPTPPGQPPPGPPPPLPLPPPPPPG; from the exons ATGGGAAGTTGGAGACTACTGACACAGGTGGATCTGGGAACAAGATCTGATACGGGTGGACCCAACAGATCTCCAGTCACAGGCGTTCTTCCTTTCATACG TGTTCCCCAGAACTGTCAGAGGTCCTACAACCTCATGGCCTTTGACCCTGATGGTGACCGTGTCAGATGCAGATATGGAGTGGCCAGAGACACTGAGTGTGATATGTGTACCCAGCCCTCAGGCTTCTCCATGGATGAG CAACAACCACCacgcccaccaccaccaccaccaccaccactacaacccggcccaccaccaccactacaacccggccaaccaccaccaccatcaccaccacccggccaacaaccaccaccaccacaaccaccaccaccacccggCCCACCACTACCACCCCCTGGCCAACCACCACCCGGCCCACCACcactcccaccaccaccacaaccaccactccCACTGCCATCACCCCCTGGACAACCAACACCCggcccaccaccaccccctggcCAACCACCACCcggaccaccaccaccaccaccaccaccaccaccactcgcaccaccaccaccccctggcCAACCACCACCcggcccaccaccaccaccactaccaccactccAACAACCACCACCcggcccaccaccaccaccaccactcccactaccaccaccccctGGCCAACCACCACCcggcccaccaccaccaccaccactccaacAACCACCACCcggcccaccaccaccaccactaccaccaccccctGGACAACCACCACCcggcccaccaccaccaccaccccccctgGCC CCACCACCcggcccaccaccaccaccactcccaccaccaccccctggcCAACCACCACCcggcccaccaccaccaccaccaccactcgcaccaccaccaccccctggcCAACCACCACCcggcccaccaccaccaccaccactaccactccaACAACCACCACCcggcccaccaccaccaccaccaccaccactcccactaccaccaccccctGGCCAACCACCACCCGGCCCACCACCACCc ccaccaccaccaccaccaccaccaccaccaccccctggcCAACCACCACTcggcccaccaccaccaccaccaccacaccaacaACCACCACCcggcccaccaccaccaccaccaccaccaccactcccactaccaccaccccctGGCCAACCACCACCCggcctaccaccaccaccaccaccactccaacAACCACCACCcggcccaccaccaccaccaccaccactcccactaccaccaccccctGGCCAACCACCACCcggcccaccaccaccaccaccaccaccaccaccactcccactaccaccaccccctGGCCAACCAACACCcggcccaccaccaccaccaccaccaccaccactccaacAACCACCACCcggcccaccaccaccaccactcccactaccaccaccccctGGCCAACCACCACCTggcccaccaccaccccctggcCAACCACCACCCggcccaccactaccaccaccactcccactaccaccaccccctGGCCAACCACCACCcggcccaccaccaccaccactcccacCACCCCCTGGCCAACCACCACCCGGCCCACCACCACTCCCACCACCATCACCCCCTGGCCAACCACCACCCggcccactaccaccaccaccaccacccggcccaccaccaccactccctgGCCAACCACCACCAGGCCCAACACCACTCCCACTACCAACACCCCCTGGCCAACCACCACCCggcccaccaccaccactcccactaccaccacccccaccccctggCTAA